The following coding sequences lie in one Acropora palmata chromosome 3, jaAcrPala1.3, whole genome shotgun sequence genomic window:
- the LOC141877930 gene encoding melatonin receptor type 1A-like, which produces MELPSRSTTSVVIESLLASVFLLSALVGNLLIIVIVFKKPRLRSTTTVYIAVLAATDLLNACIPGPLFLASLLSGVKNYSSAICDLGGFFMHFLTLVSMPTMALIAINRYYCILKQQSYLRVFTLRRSICYLACLWAFVAIFTWIPVIGGWAEMAFNPLMACCNWHFFGESAEMVFTAMALILFMINSFTIIAFSYYHVSRCIRQHNNRVSTHHGLSVHEVNLTKTFFVLVLSFVVLWIPPFTAIFLFRVALRETYPRLVGLAVPFMLQANSAINPWIYGVMNPSLRRKLRQLCKVHSGNRVFDISQLNTDEMQMTRTAH; this is translated from the coding sequence ATGGAGTTGCCTTCTCGAAGCACCACCTCGGTTGTGATTGAATCATTATTGGCTTCCGTTTTCCTTCTTTCCGCCTTAGTTGGTAACCTGCTTATCATCGTCATAGTGTTTAAGAAGCCAAGACTGCGTTCAACGACAACTGTTTACATTGCTGTGCTTGCCGCAACAGATCTTTTGAACGCTTGCATTCCAGGGCCATTATTCCTTGCATCTTTGCTAAGTGGAGTCAAGAACTACAGTTCTGCTATTTGCGACTTGGGTGGATTTTTCATGCATTTTTTAACACTCGTGTCCATGCCAACAATGGCACTAATAGCCATTAATCGGTACTACTGCATCTTAAAGCAACAGTCTTACCTCAGAGTTTTCACCCTTCGCCGTTCAATTTGCTACCTTGCATGTTTGTGGGCGTTTGTGGCAATCTTTACTTGGATTCCTGTCATCGGTGGATGGGCAGAAATGGCCTTTAACCCACTCATGGCATGCTGCAATTGGCATTTCTTTGGAGAGTCAGCCGAAATGGTATTCACAGCAATGGCACTGATTCTGTTTATGATTAACAGTTTCACTATTATTGCGTTCAGCTACTATCACGTCTCACGTTGTATTCGACAACACAACAATCGTGTTTCTACTCATCATGGCCTCAGTGTTCATGAAGTGAACTTGACCAAAACATTCTTCGTTCTGGTGTTGTCGTTTGTGGTATTGTGGATACCACCGTTCACGGCCATCTTTTTATTTCGAGTTGCACTGCGGGAGACATATCCACGCTTGGTTGGGCTTGCTGTGCCATTTATGCTTCAGGCAAACAGTGCAATAAACCCGTGGATTTACGGTGTAATGAATCCATCGTTAAGGCGAAAATTGAGACAGCTTTGTAAAGTGCATAGTGGAAATCGAGTATTCGACATATCGCAGTTAAACACCGACGAAATGCAAATGACTCGTACTGCTCACTAA
- the LOC141877932 gene encoding uncharacterized protein LOC141877932 — MSITKDEVSDLISSNNQQIMDSFKTLLQDTVGQIKRAKEDAADFQMREIKKLKHSDPHKFKRKASEDQYKFNLKLGESLVDARSAAQNSQLEKVKSELDEGEKLLLERQKHILLADKSESGWFTVEEYKKHDLAEDSDDEKRIFSAERRARASLSTLRKKRSSSFAANRRSLLVRPSVPATSSVSFQHQPQVIPSLVPSSFTVGRPNMGSCFACGKPGH, encoded by the coding sequence ATGTCGATCACCAAGGACGAAGTTTCGGATTTGATTTCGTCTAACAACCAGCAGATCATGGATTCTTTTAAGACCCTGTTACAAGACACCGTGGGTCAAATTAAACGTGCCAAAGAGGACGCCGCCGACTTCCAAATGAGGGAGATTAAAAAGCTGAAACACTCTGATCCCCACAAATTTAAACGGAAAGCCAGCGAAGATCAATACAAGTTTAATCTGAAATTAGGAGAGTCACTCGTCGACGCCAGGTCCGCTGCGCAGAATTCGCagcttgaaaaagtcaaatcTGAATTAGATGAAGGTGAGAAGTTATTGCTCGAACGCCAAAAACACATCCTTCTCGCTGATAAATCGGAGTCAGGTTGGTTTACCGTAGAAGAATACAAGAAGCATGATCTGGCGGAAGATTCTGACGATGAGAAGCGGATATTCAGTGCCGAACGCCGCGCCCGAGCGAGTTTGTCCACTCTGAGAAAGAAGAGAAGCAGCTCTTTTGCTGCGAATAGAAGATCTTTGCTTGTACGCCCGTCGGTTCCTGCTACTTCATCGGTCAGCTTTCAACATCAGCCCCAAGTTATTCCGTCTCTTGTGCCCTCTTCGTTTACGGTTGGGCGTCCCAATATGGGCAGTTGTTTCGCTTGCGGTAAACCTGGGCATTGA